Genomic DNA from Streptomyces venezuelae:
CGCTGGGCGCCGTCGCCACGGCGTGCCCCTTGTCGCGCAGGGCCCGCACGAGCGCGCCGCGGAGCTGGGGGTCGTCCTCGACGACGAGAAGATGCGCCATACAACCACCGTAGTCAGGGCCGGGGTACGCGCCGTGGCGGGGTCTTGCCGAGCTCTTAACCGGGCGTTAGGAAACGATGCGGCACAGTGGCGGAATGAGGAAGTGGCGGAACGCGGTCGTGACGGCGGCGTGGGTTGCCGTGGGGACGGCGGCGGGGGCGCTGGGCGCGTGGCAGTTGGCGAGTTCTGACGGGGCGGGGGGCGCGGCGCACAGTCGTCCGCTGGATGAGGCGGCGGTACGGGCTGCCTTGACGGCATCTACGCCGACGCGCGCGTCACCCTCCGCGTCCGCGCCGCCGTCCCCCTCCTCGACGCCGCCGACGCCGACGCCTTCCGCCGACCGTTCCACGGTCCGCTTCACCGGTGGCTCCGCGACGGTGGAGTGCCGGGCGGACGGCACGGTGCGGCTCGTCTCCTGGAGCCCGGCGGACGGGTTCCACATCGACGACGACGTGGAGCGGGGGCCGGGGGCGGTGGCCCGCCTGGAGGCGGAGCCGGGCGACGACGACGATCAGCCGGACCTCCCGTACGAGATCCGCTGCGCGGACGGGACGCCGAGAGCGAAGGTCCTCCCGGACAGGGACGACGACTGAGGCAGTGCCTCCCGTGCGGGTCGGTGGGGGCCGGTCGCGCAGTTCCCCGCGCCCCCAGGTAGTCCTTCCCCACCCGGAACCCATGAGGGAAACTCCCACGGGGGCGCCCAGGAGCCCTCCCCAGGGGCGCGGGGAACTGCGCGGCCCACCCACCCCCACCCCCACCCGCGCCCCGCGAGCGACCGCCCCCGACACTCTGTCGGGTTCACGACGTCACGTACGACAAGACGCCCATGTCCCGTCCACTCCGTGGACATCTACCCTCGGCCCCATGACCCCTCAGCCGAATCCCCAGGTCGGCGCCGCCGTGAAGGCCGCGGACCGCGCACACGTCTTCCACTCCTGGTCCGCACAGGAGCTCATCGACCCGCCGGCCATCGCCGGTGCCGAGGGCGCCTACTTCTGGGACTACGACGGAAACCGCTACCTCGACTTCACCAGCGGACTCGTCTACACCAACATCGGGTACCAGCACCCGAAGGTCGTCGCCGCCATCCAGGAACAGGCGGCGACGATGACGACGTTCGCCCCCGCCTTCGCCGTGGAAGCCCGCTCCGAGGCCGCACGCCTCATCGCCGAGCGGACCCCCGGCGACCTGGACAAGATCTTCTTCACGAACGCCGGCGCCGACGCCGTCGAGCACGCCACCCGGATGGCCCGTCTGCACACGGGCCGCCCCAAGGTGCTCTCGGCGTACCGCTCGTACCACGGCGGCACCCACCAGGCCATCAACCTCACCGGCGACCCCCGCCGCTGGGCCTCCGACACGGGGGCCGCGGGCGTCGTCCGGTTCTGGGCGCCCTTCCTCTACCGCTCCCGTTTCTACGCCGAGACCGAGCAGCAGGAGTGCGAGCGCGCCCTCCAGCACCTGGAGGACACCATCGTCTTCGAGGGGCCGCAGACCGTCGCCGCGATCATCCTGGAGACCGTGCCCGGTACCGCCGGGATCATGGTCCCGCCGCCCGGCTACCTCGCCGGAGTCCGCGCGCTCTGCGACAAGTACGGCATCGTCTTCATCCTCGACGAGGTCATGGCCGGCTTCGGCCGTACCGGCGAGTGGTTCGCCGCGGATCTCTTCGACGTCACCCCCGACCTGCTGACCTTCGCGAAGGGCGTGAACTCCGGCTACGTGCCGCTCGGCGGCGTCGCCATTTCCCGGAAGATCGCGGAGACCTTCGCCGAGCGCCCCTACCCGGGCGGCCTCACGTACTCCGGCCACCCGCTGGCCTGCGCCGCCGCCGTCGCCACGATCAACGTCATGGCGGAGGAGGGCGTCGTCGAGCACGCGGCGAACCTCGGTGCCTGCGTCATCGAGCCGGGCCTGCGCGAGCTCGCCGAGCGCCACCCCTCCGTCGGCGAGGTGCGCGGCGTCGGCATGTTCTGGGCGCTCGAGCTGGTCAGGAACCGCGAGACGCGCGAGCCCCTGGTGCCCTACAACGCCACCGGCGACGCGAACGCCCCCATGGCCGCGTTCGGGGCCGCCGCGAAGAAGAACGGCCTGTGGCCGTTCATCAACATGAACCGCACCCACGTGGTCCCCGCGTGCACCATCACGGAGACCGAGGCGAAGGAGGGACTCGCGGCGCTGGACGCGGCACTCTCGGCGGCGGACGAACACACCGTGTAGCACCCCTCACCTGGGGTGACGGACGGATCGGGGCAGTGACGCACGCCCCCGTCCCCGGAACCCCGACCGCGTAGTCTGACGTGCTCGTAACCAAGACATCCGAGACGAGCAAGACGTCCGGGACGAGCAAGACGACCACGTCAGACTCCGCGGGGGAAACCAGATGCCCGGCACCGACGGCCCCGCCGTCATCCGCAGCACTCTGCGCCAGCAGATCGCCGACGCCCTCCGCGACGAGGTCCTGGCCGGCAGGCTGGAGCCGGGGCAGGAGTTCACGGTGAAGGAGATCGCCGAGCAGTACGGCGTCTCCGCGACCCCCGTCCGCGAGGCCCTCGTGAACCTCACCGCGCAGGGCCTCCTGGACGCCGACCAGCACCGCGGCTTCCGCGTCCACGAGCACACCCTGGACGACTACCGCGGCATGCTGGAGGCCCGCGGCCTCATCGCGGACGGCATCTTCCGCGACCTCATGGCGCACGGCGCCCGCAGGGACACGGCGGACGCCCTGTTCTCCGTCCGCCGCCGCGGCGAGGAAGCCGCCCGCGCCGCCTGCGCGGGCGACCTGACCGTCCTCATCGGCTACGACCTCCGCTTCTGGCGCGAGCTCAGCGCCCTCTTCGGCAACGCCTACCTCTCCGACTTCCTGCACCGCCTGCGCCTGAAGTCCTGGGTCTGCGCCGTCACCCACCTCCGCCGCTGGAGCGACATCAACGGCGGTGACCTGCGCGGTCTGCTCTGGTCCCGGCACACCGAGCTCGTCGACGCCCTCGTGCGCAACGACCCGGAGGCGGCGCACGCGATCGTCAGGGAGTACAACGCGCACTCCCTGTCCCTCATCGAGCGACTGGCCGCTGCATGAGCGGGGACCTGAGCGTGGACCTGTCCGTCGTCGTGCCCGCGTACAACGAGGAGCAGCGCCTCGGCCCCACCCTCGACGCGCTCCGCGACCACCTCGAAACGACCCACCGGGGGGCGTGGGAGCTGATCGTCGTCGACGACGGCTCCACCGACCGGACCGCGGAGATCGCCGCCGAGGCGTCCGCCGCGGACCCCCGCGTCCAGCTCCTGCGCGGCGGCCGCAACCGCGGCAAGGGCCACGCGCTGCGGCTCGGCGTCCTCGCCACGTACGGCCGCCGCGTCCTGGTCACCGACGCCGACCTCGCCGCGCCCATCGAGGAGCTCGATCACCTCGACAAGGCGCTCACCGACGGCCACGCCGCCGCGATCGGCTCCCGCGCCCGCCCCGGCGCGACGATCGACACCCACCAGCACCGGTTGCGCGAGCTCCTCGGCCGTACCGGCAACTTCCTCATACGGTCGGTCGCCGTCCCCGGAATCCGCGACACCCAGTGCGGCTTCAAGCTCTTCGACGGCGACCGGGCCCGTGAGGCGTTCGCCGCGTCCCGGCTGCACGGCTGGGGCATCGACGTCGAGATACTGCAGTACTTCAGGCGGGCGGGCTGGCCCGTCGCCGAGGTGCCGGTGCGCTGGTCCCACCAGGAGGGATCGAAGGTCAGGCCGCTGGACTACGTGAAGGTCCTCGCCGAGCTGACGTCCCTCAAGGTCCGCATGGTCCGCAGGGCCGACGTCCTGGTCGCGCTCCTCTTCCTGGCCCTCTCCGTCTTCCTCTACTCCAGCCGCTGGACGGCCCCCGCCCACCGCTACATCCCGGACTCCCTCCAGGACCAGAACCAGTGGGAGTGGTTCTTCGCGGTGACGGCGGACAACGTCCGCCACCTGAACAACCCCCTCTTCACGACCCTGCAGAACGTGCCGGACGGCGTGAACCTCATGGCCAACACGGTCATGCTGGGCCTGTCCGTGCCGCTCGCCCCCGTCACCTGGCTCCTCGGGCCCGCGGTCGCCCTGAACGTGGCGATGACGGGCGGCCTCACCGCCACCGCCGTCAGCTGGTACGCGCTGATCCGCAGACGTCTCGTCCCGCACCGGGGCGCCGCCGCCGTCGGCGCGGCCCTCGCCGCGTTCGCGCCCCCGATGGTCAGCCACGCCAACGCCCACCCGAACTTCATCGTCCTCTTCATGATCCCGCTGATCATCGAGCGGGCGCTGCGGCTCTGCGAGGGCACACGGGTCGTCCGCGACGGCGTCGTCCTCGGGCTCTGCACGACGTACCAGATCTTCCTCGGCGAGGAGCCGCTCCTCCTGGCGGCGCTCGGCATGCTGCTCTTCGCGCTCGCGTACGCGGCCGTGCGACGTGACGTGGCACGCGCCGCCTGGCGCCCGCTCGCGCGCGGCCTCGGCATCGCCCTCGCGGTCACGGTCCCTCTGGTCGCGTACCCCCTCTACTGGCAGTTCTTCGGCCCGCAGAGCTACAAGAGCGTGCTGCACGGCGACAACGCGGGCAACAGCCCGCTCGCCTTCCTCTCCTTCGCCGAGCGCTCGCTCGCGGGCAGCCACGAGACCGCCGACCACCTCGCGATGAACCCGACCGAGCAGAACGCCTTCTACGGCTGGCCGCTCGCCGTCCTGGCCTTCGCGATCGTCGTACGCCTCTGGGAGCGCACGGTCGTCAAGGCGCTGGCCTTCACCGTGCTCGCCGCCGCGCTCCTGTCGCTCGGGCCGAAGTTCCGCGTTCCGCTGACCGACATCGTCCTGCCGGGCCCGTGGGCGGCGCTTTCCGGCCGACCTCTGTTCGAATCCGTCATCGAGTCGCGGGTCGCGATGGTGTGTGCCCCGGCGCTCGGCATGCTGCTCGCGCTGGCGCTCTCACAACTGCTCCTCGCTCCCCGGCGCGCACACCGGTTCGCGGGGGTGGCGGCCGTCGTCCTCGCGCTGCTGCCGGTCTTCCCGGCGCCGCTGAAGGCCGTGGACCGGGTCGATGTGCCGCCGTTCATCGCGCAGGGCACCTGGCGGACGTATCTGGGCAAGGGCGAGACCCTCGTCCCGGTGCCGGTCCCCGACCCCGCCAACGCGGAGGGCCTGCACTGGCAGGTAGCCGCCGGCCTGGGCTTCCGCATCCCCGGCGGCTACTTCAACGGCCCGTGGGGCCCGGACCGCGTCGGCATCTACGGCCCCTCGCCCCGCAACACCTCCAACCTCCTGCGCGACGTCCGCTCCTCGGGCCGCGTCCCCGAGGTCACGCCCGCCTGGCGCGAGGCGGTGCGCCGGGACCTGGAGTACTGGAAGGCGGGCCTCCTCGTCCTGGCGCCGCAGCAGAACGACGGACAACTGCGCGCGACCGTGGACGCGCTTCTCGGCCGTCCCGGAAAGTGGGTGGACGGCGTATGGATATGGGACCTGCGCAAGGGCAGTTAGGGGACAGGGGCGCGGCTACGCTGCCTGCACGCGGGACTGCGTCACGTCCGTGGGCGCGTTCCCCGTCCCTGCCGTCATCCTGTGTCCCGGCCCCCCACCCGACCCGAGGAGACCTTCTTGGCCTGCGACCTGTGGCTGGTCCCGCTCGTCGACGTCTTGTGCCACAGCGCCGACAACCCGTTCGCGGAAGAGCTCGCCGTCTACGACAAGGCACTGCACGAGGCAGGCCTGCCGCCCGTGCCCGTCTTCGCCTACATGCCGGGCCTGTCCGGCGACGTCGCCCCGGTCGCGGGCTTCGACTACGACGCGCTGCATTTCCTGCGCCGCGCCTACCTCCTCCAGATCTGCGGCCTGGAGGTCACGCCCGTGGACGAGCTGGGCGGGGACTACGAACAACTCCTGGAGATGTTCGACGCCACGGCGCAGCGGTCCCACCTGGTCTGGCACTACGACCACGCGGGTGCGTACGTCCCCGTGGACTTCCCGGTCCCGCTCTCCAACGACGAGCTCCTCGCGGGCGGCGGCCCGCTCGGCTCCTCGCAGGCACTCCTGCGGGAGCTGGAGTACGTCGCCCCGTCGATCGGCATAGACCCGGCGAACCCTCCGCTGGCCCCGGCCCCGCCGTCGGCCCCCACCTCCCTGGAGGAGCCGGCGGCCCCGCCCCCGCCGGACGAGAGCCCCTTCGCGCGGGAGCGCCACGTGTGGCTCGGGCTGCACGCGGCGGCGACGCGGAGCCTGGCACAGGGCTCGATGATCATCTACAGCTAGCGATGAGTTCGGGCGGCCCGTCGGGTCTGACTGTCGTACGCGCGTACACACAGGAGGAGCCACGTGAACCAGAAACAGGAGAAGCAGCGGCGGCAGCAGCTGCTGAAGGTCCAGAACTTCATGGTGTCGCAGGACGGCTTCGGCACCGGTGAGGGCCAGAGCCTGGAGCGGCCGTTCGGCCACGCCGACCCCCGGGAGATGTCCGCCTGGGCGAGTGCGACGGCGAGCTGGCCGAACCGTGAGGACGCCGGCGGGACCCGCGGCCTCGACGACTACTTCACCCGCGACTTCAGCCACAACATCGGCGCGGAGATCATGGGCCGCAACAAGTTCGGCCCGCAGCGCGGGCCGTGGCAGGACCACGAGTGGCGCGGCTGGTGGGGTGACGAGCCCCCCTTCCACACCCCCGTCTTCGTCATGACCCACCACGAGCGCCCGTCGTTCACGCTCTCCGACACCACGTTCCACTTCGTCGCGGGCGACCCGGAGACGGTCCTGGAGCAGGCGAAGGAGGCGGCGCAGGGCAAGGACGTCAGGCTCGGTGGCGGTCCGACGACCGTCCGAGAGTTCCTCGACGCGGACCTGGTGGACACGCTGCACGTGGCGGTGTCGCCGATGAAGCTCGGGGCGGGGGTACGGCTCTGGAACTCACCGGAGGACCTGACCGACCGCTACCACCTGGAGGTGGTGCCGAGTCCGAGCGGAGTGACGCACCACCTGTTCTGGCGCAAGTAGCGGGCTTCCGGGGTCACCGGGGCTCGGGCGGCCGCTGCCGGGGCATGTTGGGCCTGGCCCCGGGCGGCAGCGGAAAACGCCCGGGGGAGGCGGGTGCCTCGCGCGGCGCCCCGCCCGGGACCATCGCCTGCATGGCGAGCGGCACGGGCCCGGCCCGGAACTCGACCATCCAGTCGGAGGTCTCGGCGCGGACGAGCTCGGTGACGTCGTCGCTGAACCTGCGCAGCACTCCGAGGCACCGCTCGGCGGCTTCCCCGGCGGTCCCTTCGGTGGGCCCGAGAACCTCCCGCACGCTCTCGGAGGCCCAGTCGAACTGCAGAACCTGCAGCCGCCGCTGCACGGCCTGCGCGGTCGCCACGTCCCGCATCCACCCGGACGTGAGCCCGAAGAACCGGTCGCACCCCACGCAAGCGACCCCCAGGAGCAGCGACACGAAGCCCCACCCGGCGAGCCCACCGGCGGCCCCCGGGCCCCCTGCCCCCGCTCCCACCCCCGCGAGATCGAGCAGCGGAAACACACCGGCGCCCACGGCGCCCAGGGCGGCGCCCACGCGCAGCAGGCGCGCCGCCCGGCGCTTCCTGCCACGGTCGGTGAGGTACCAGTCGGCGGTGTTCAGGGCACCCCGCTCCACCCATCTGTAGAGCTCGTCGAGGCGCCCGGCGGGGTCGCCCCAGTCGCCGAGGGGAAAGGCACGCCCGGTCAAATCCCGCGAGGGAGAGCCCTCAGCGCCCTGCCCTTGCCCCCGCCCCCCAGAAGAACCCCCCTGGCCCTCGGGGGACTCGGGGGGCACCCCCTCGGGCTGCATCTCCGGCTGGCTCACCCGGTACTCCTCCAACGAGATCACGCGTATCGACACCACTTCCTACCGCCCAATGGGTGGCCATGAGCCCGGATTCACGGCTTTTCCGCCCGGAAGAGCTGCTTGATCAGGTATAGGAGGACGCTGGATCTCACTCGAAAGAGTGCTGGGGCGACCCGCCCGCCGACCACGTAGGCTCGTTCCTGGCGGCAACCCCGCCAGATGGACCCGCATAAACGGACCCGTACGAAACGGAGCTGATCGTGATCCCCGGTGGTGGCCAGCCCAACATGCAGCAGCTGCTCCAGCAGGCCCAGAAGATGCAGCAGGACCTCGCGGCGGCGCAGGAGGAACTGGCGCGCACGGAGGTCGAGGGCCAGGCGGGCGGCGGCCTCGTCAAGGCGACCGTCAACGGCTCCGGCGAGCTGCGCGGCCTGGTGATCGACCCGAAGGCGGTCGACCCCGAGGACACGGAGACGCTGGCGGACCTGGTCGTCGCGGCGGTCCAGGCGGCGAACGAGAACGCGCAGGCGCTCCAGCAGCAGAAGCTGGGCCCGCTGGCGCAGGGCCTGGGCGGCGGCGGCATCCCGGGCCTTCCCTTCTAAGAAACCCCCCGGCCAACTACGGTACGTAGAAGCCGGACACCCTAGGCAGCACTACAGCAGGAGAGGCGTTCCGTGTACGAGGGCGTGGTTCAGGACCTCATCGACGAGTTGGGCAGGCTGCCCGGCGTCGGTCCCAAGAGCGCGCAGCGGATCGCCTTCCACATCCTCCAGGCGGAGCCGACGGATGTTCGGCGCCTGGCGCACGCGCTGCTGGAAGTGAAGGACAAGGTCCGCTTCTGCGCGACCTGCGGGAACGTCGCGCAGGAGGAGCTCTGCAACATCTGCAGGGACCCCCGCCGCGACCCTTCGGTGATCTGCGTCGTCGAGGAACCGAAAGACGTAGTCGCAATCGAGCGAACCCGCGAGTTCCGGGGCAAGTACCACGTCCTGGGCGGCGCGATCAGCCCGATCGAGGGCGTGGGCCCGGACGACCTGCGCATACGGGAACTCCTGGCGCGCCTGGCCGACGGCACGGTGACGGAGCTGATCCTCGCGACGGACCCGAACCTGGAGGGCGAGGCCACGGCGACGTACCTCGCGCGCATGATCAAGCCCATGGGCCTGAAGGTCACCCGCCTGGCCAGCGGACTCCCTGTCGGGGGAGATCTGGAATACGCGGACGAGGTCACCCTGGGCCGCGCCTTCGAGGGGAGACGACTCCTAGATGTCTGATGCCACGCTGAACACCGTGACCGACAACCCGGACGACTTCGCCGTCCAGATCTCCGACCAGATCGAGAGCTTCATCGTCTCGGTCAGGGAGGTCGCGAAGGGCGTGGAACCGGACTCGGCGGTTCCCTTCCTCCTCCTGGAGGTCTCCCAGCTCCTCCTGGCGGGCGGGCGCCTGGGCGCGCACGAGGACATCGTCCCGGAGGAGCGCTACGAACCGGACCTGGGCCCGGAGCAGGACGTGGACGACCTCCGCGAACGCCTCGCCTCCCTCCTCGACCCGATCGACGTCTACTCCGAGGTCTTCGACCCCTACGAGCCCCGCAAGGCCCCCGTCCCCTGCCGCATCTCGGACGACCTGGCGGACGTCGTCGCGGACCTCTGCCACGGCTTGGCCCACTACCGCGCGGGCCGCACGACCGAGGCCCTGTGGTGGTGGCAGTTCTCCTACTTCTCCAACTGGGGCTCCACAGCCTCCGGCGCCCTCCGGGCCCTCCAGTCCTTGGTGGCCCACGTCCGCCTGAACCAGCCCCTGGAAGACCTGGACGGCCTGGACACGGACGAGGACCTCCAGGCGGACGGCCTGGAGGAGGAGGCGGGGAGGGTCATGGCGGAGGAGATCGCGGGGCCGCTGGGGTTGCGGACGGTCAAGTAGCGCGGGCCCGGCTTCTACTCGCCCAGTGCCGCCAGCAACTGGCTCGGTACGACGTACGGCGCCGTCGGAGTCGGTTCCGAGTACCAGAACAGCGGCCACGTGTTGCCGGCCAGGGCCGGGACGCCGATGTACGTCACCGTGCGGCAGCCCGCGCCGCCGAACCGCTGTACGCCCAGCGGCCAGCCGTGGTCCCGCGCCGTCCCCGGGGCCACGAGGAAGTACATCCAACGGAACCCCGTCGCCTCGCAGATGACGGGACCCGCGTTCCCGTCCGCCTCCGCGACGAGCCGCGCGGCGACCTGTTCCCCTCGTACGCCCTGGATGCGGAGGGCGTCGAAGTGGACGCCTGAGACGCGCAGATGGTGGCCCGCCAGGGGGACCCACTCCGGCCAGTGAATTGCGTTCGTCATGGTCACAGCGTGGTGCGTGCGGGGTTACGCTCGGTAGTGACTCAGGGGGTACGCGCGTCCGTGTATCCGATGGAGGTGGTCGCTGTGTCCGTGCAGTACAACCCGACCTGGCGGTACAGCGGGAATCAGCTGAAGCGGTGGCGTATGAAGGCGAACGTCACGCGGGAGGAGCTGGCCGCCGCCTCCAACTATTCGCCGGACACCATCAAGGCCATGGAGCAGGGCGTTCGGATGCCGACCGCCCGGGTCCTGGACGTGGCCGATGGGATGTGCGGGGCGGCTGGGCTGCTTAGTGCGGCGAAGGACTACGTGAAGGCGGAGAAGTTCCCGCCGCGCGCACAGGACTTCATGGAGTACGAACAACAGGCGATCAGTCTGTGGTGGTACGAGGTCGCGCTGGTGCCGGGTCTGTTGCAGACCGAGACATACGCCAGGGACCTGATCGGCAATCGTTGCCCGCCGTTGGACGAGGAGACGGTGGACGAGCGAGTCGCCGCGCGTGTCGAGAGGCAGGCGCTACTGGTACGCACCCCGCCGGTAGCCTGCAGCTTTGTGTTGTACGAGGCAGTGCTGCGTGGACCACACGTGGGCAAGGAGCAGTTGCTCCACCTCTTGGAGGTAGGGCGTCGCGGCAACGTCAGGGTCCAGGTACTTCCTTTCGACCGCGCCATTCCTTCTGCTCTTCTGGGAGCGATGGTGTTGCTGGAAACCAGCGAGCGTGAGCGGTACGCGTTCAGTGAAGGCCAGTTGGCCTCGCAGCTGACGTCGGAGCCAGAAGTCGTCGGTGTATACACGGAGCGGATTAGCATGCTCAGGGCAGAGGCCCTCAGTGCTGCCGAGTCGGTCCGGTTCATCGAGCGGATGGTGGGAGAGCAGTGAGCGAGCGGTTGTCGTGGTTCAAGTCGAGTCACAGCGACGACGAGGGCGGCGCCTGCCTGGAAGTCGCCCTCGAAACGCACGAATCCGACCCCGCGCTCCTTCGCGTCCGGGACTCGAAGCTTTCCTCCAGCCCCGTGCTCACCCTGTCCGCCCCCGCGTGGCTCGCCTTCATCGCAGCAGTTCAGCCCGGGGCTTGAGCCTCGGGACCCGAGCTCTTTCCTGGGTCTGGTTCACCGATGAAATGAACCCAACCAACCCTCCCCATAGCGGAGTTGCGGGTTCCGTCACCCTCAGGAGTGACGTTCCGTAGTCAGCTTGCGTCGGAGCGTAAAGCCGCTCTAGGTTCGCGGCAATAGAACGGCCCCGGTCGGTGCGCCAACACCGGCTCCGAGGCCTAGTCCTACGGATCGATTAGAGGTATCGACCGTGGCTTACACCAACCCTAATGCTGCCTTCCCCTCCCGTCCCACCCGATGGCCAAATCGGGGTACGGGAAGCGCCTCGTGGGTGACGTAGAACCGGACCCCGAACCCGACTTCGCACATTTGCTTCCCCGCGACGCCGAAGTCGCGACGTTCCTGCACCACCTCCCCAACGGCGCCGCGATGGGTTACAAAGCCCTCGCCGCAGCCCACCCCCGCTACGGCCAGCAGGCCATCCGTACTTCTGTCCGACGCCTCATCGAGGCCGGTCACCTGCGGTGGGTCAAGGAGCACATCACCGTCGAGGACAACTCGATGCGGTGGGTTGACCAGGACGTACTGGTCCAAGGAGCCCAAGACCCCGGAGTGGTGGGCCGAGTTCGTACGCGAGCGGCACGGGCGGGAG
This window encodes:
- a CDS encoding dihydrofolate reductase family protein — translated: MVSQDGFGTGEGQSLERPFGHADPREMSAWASATASWPNREDAGGTRGLDDYFTRDFSHNIGAEIMGRNKFGPQRGPWQDHEWRGWWGDEPPFHTPVFVMTHHERPSFTLSDTTFHFVAGDPETVLEQAKEAAQGKDVRLGGGPTTVREFLDADLVDTLHVAVSPMKLGAGVRLWNSPEDLTDRYHLEVVPSPSGVTHHLFWRK
- a CDS encoding DUF397 domain-containing protein encodes the protein MSERLSWFKSSHSDDEGGACLEVALETHESDPALLRVRDSKLSSSPVLTLSAPAWLAFIAAVQPGA
- a CDS encoding GntR family transcriptional regulator — its product is MPGTDGPAVIRSTLRQQIADALRDEVLAGRLEPGQEFTVKEIAEQYGVSATPVREALVNLTAQGLLDADQHRGFRVHEHTLDDYRGMLEARGLIADGIFRDLMAHGARRDTADALFSVRRRGEEAARAACAGDLTVLIGYDLRFWRELSALFGNAYLSDFLHRLRLKSWVCAVTHLRRWSDINGGDLRGLLWSRHTELVDALVRNDPEAAHAIVREYNAHSLSLIERLAAA
- a CDS encoding aspartate aminotransferase family protein is translated as MTPQPNPQVGAAVKAADRAHVFHSWSAQELIDPPAIAGAEGAYFWDYDGNRYLDFTSGLVYTNIGYQHPKVVAAIQEQAATMTTFAPAFAVEARSEAARLIAERTPGDLDKIFFTNAGADAVEHATRMARLHTGRPKVLSAYRSYHGGTHQAINLTGDPRRWASDTGAAGVVRFWAPFLYRSRFYAETEQQECERALQHLEDTIVFEGPQTVAAIILETVPGTAGIMVPPPGYLAGVRALCDKYGIVFILDEVMAGFGRTGEWFAADLFDVTPDLLTFAKGVNSGYVPLGGVAISRKIAETFAERPYPGGLTYSGHPLACAAAVATINVMAEEGVVEHAANLGACVIEPGLRELAERHPSVGEVRGVGMFWALELVRNRETREPLVPYNATGDANAPMAAFGAAAKKNGLWPFINMNRTHVVPACTITETEAKEGLAALDAALSAADEHTV
- a CDS encoding helix-turn-helix transcriptional regulator, whose amino-acid sequence is MSVQYNPTWRYSGNQLKRWRMKANVTREELAAASNYSPDTIKAMEQGVRMPTARVLDVADGMCGAAGLLSAAKDYVKAEKFPPRAQDFMEYEQQAISLWWYEVALVPGLLQTETYARDLIGNRCPPLDEETVDERVAARVERQALLVRTPPVACSFVLYEAVLRGPHVGKEQLLHLLEVGRRGNVRVQVLPFDRAIPSALLGAMVLLETSERERYAFSEGQLASQLTSEPEVVGVYTERISMLRAEALSAAESVRFIERMVGEQ
- the recR gene encoding recombination mediator RecR, with product MYEGVVQDLIDELGRLPGVGPKSAQRIAFHILQAEPTDVRRLAHALLEVKDKVRFCATCGNVAQEELCNICRDPRRDPSVICVVEEPKDVVAIERTREFRGKYHVLGGAISPIEGVGPDDLRIRELLARLADGTVTELILATDPNLEGEATATYLARMIKPMGLKVTRLASGLPVGGDLEYADEVTLGRAFEGRRLLDV
- a CDS encoding SLATT domain-containing protein gives rise to the protein MSQPEMQPEGVPPESPEGQGGSSGGRGQGQGAEGSPSRDLTGRAFPLGDWGDPAGRLDELYRWVERGALNTADWYLTDRGRKRRAARLLRVGAALGAVGAGVFPLLDLAGVGAGAGGPGAAGGLAGWGFVSLLLGVACVGCDRFFGLTSGWMRDVATAQAVQRRLQVLQFDWASESVREVLGPTEGTAGEAAERCLGVLRRFSDDVTELVRAETSDWMVEFRAGPVPLAMQAMVPGGAPREAPASPGRFPLPPGARPNMPRQRPPEPR
- a CDS encoding DUF5063 domain-containing protein; the encoded protein is MSDATLNTVTDNPDDFAVQISDQIESFIVSVREVAKGVEPDSAVPFLLLEVSQLLLAGGRLGAHEDIVPEERYEPDLGPEQDVDDLRERLASLLDPIDVYSEVFDPYEPRKAPVPCRISDDLADVVADLCHGLAHYRAGRTTEALWWWQFSYFSNWGSTASGALRALQSLVAHVRLNQPLEDLDGLDTDEDLQADGLEEEAGRVMAEEIAGPLGLRTVK
- a CDS encoding YbaB/EbfC family nucleoid-associated protein, with amino-acid sequence MIPGGGQPNMQQLLQQAQKMQQDLAAAQEELARTEVEGQAGGGLVKATVNGSGELRGLVIDPKAVDPEDTETLADLVVAAVQAANENAQALQQQKLGPLAQGLGGGGIPGLPF
- a CDS encoding dolichyl-phosphate beta-glucosyltransferase — its product is MSGDLSVDLSVVVPAYNEEQRLGPTLDALRDHLETTHRGAWELIVVDDGSTDRTAEIAAEASAADPRVQLLRGGRNRGKGHALRLGVLATYGRRVLVTDADLAAPIEELDHLDKALTDGHAAAIGSRARPGATIDTHQHRLRELLGRTGNFLIRSVAVPGIRDTQCGFKLFDGDRAREAFAASRLHGWGIDVEILQYFRRAGWPVAEVPVRWSHQEGSKVRPLDYVKVLAELTSLKVRMVRRADVLVALLFLALSVFLYSSRWTAPAHRYIPDSLQDQNQWEWFFAVTADNVRHLNNPLFTTLQNVPDGVNLMANTVMLGLSVPLAPVTWLLGPAVALNVAMTGGLTATAVSWYALIRRRLVPHRGAAAVGAALAAFAPPMVSHANAHPNFIVLFMIPLIIERALRLCEGTRVVRDGVVLGLCTTYQIFLGEEPLLLAALGMLLFALAYAAVRRDVARAAWRPLARGLGIALAVTVPLVAYPLYWQFFGPQSYKSVLHGDNAGNSPLAFLSFAERSLAGSHETADHLAMNPTEQNAFYGWPLAVLAFAIVVRLWERTVVKALAFTVLAAALLSLGPKFRVPLTDIVLPGPWAALSGRPLFESVIESRVAMVCAPALGMLLALALSQLLLAPRRAHRFAGVAAVVLALLPVFPAPLKAVDRVDVPPFIAQGTWRTYLGKGETLVPVPVPDPANAEGLHWQVAAGLGFRIPGGYFNGPWGPDRVGIYGPSPRNTSNLLRDVRSSGRVPEVTPAWREAVRRDLEYWKAGLLVLAPQQNDGQLRATVDALLGRPGKWVDGVWIWDLRKGS